The Balaenoptera ricei isolate mBalRic1 chromosome 9, mBalRic1.hap2, whole genome shotgun sequence genome segment taaaaaacaaaacaaaacaaaacaacaaaccccccaaaacaaacatGAGGTGTCTAATTacagctactttaaaaaataaagatgcttaGAAGAGTGATTTTCTATAACTGTGAAGTGGAATATGATGTAGCAGGATTGCTCTTTGATTTAAAGAATAGGAGAATACAAATGAGTAGCGATTTACCTGGGCAATGGTTCTGTTGGTCCATGTCCATCGTACATAATAACGAATAGGGATCACAAGTGTGTAGAGGACATGAAGGAAGGCAAATCCCAGTGCTATCAAGCCAAGCTGCTTTCTGCAAAGCATCCAGTGGTCAAGCCAGTCTGGGAATCGGCGGTATTTTGTACCTCGGTACAGCTGCAGGATGGCCGCAATAACACCAGGGAGGTAAACCAAGGCCAGCAGTGTAAGTGCTGCTATTGGAAAGACACGATTTGGAATAGAAATAGCCAGGCGGAATGTCCtatcttttttttcataaacatAAGGGTAGATTACTTCTCTTATTACacagtagaaaaagaagaatacacACAGAACAGCAGACAAATAGAAGGGGAACTTCCACATTGTAAATAGTTGCAGTGGgtagttttcaatttcattggcTGCCATGAGAGATCCTTTATCCAATGGAGTAAGTCCAAGACTACGAACAATATCCATCACTCTTTGCTTGGCTTTGCTGTCATTTCCGCAGACAAACACCTGggttaaaataattcattttgtatttattctttctttagtaATTATTTTGAAAGTCTGTATAAGCACTGTGCAAGACAATGCCATATGGTAGTTAACTGCTTTTCAAACAAGGCTGTAGAAAGGACATATTTAACAAGATGATGGTTTAGACTTGCACATGTGTGTTGGATAGTTAAGTACCAGGGTTTTAAGTTGAGCGTGGCTGTAAGCATATCACACTGATATGATAAGACTTGGTTCTCCACAATGCAAACAGTTTGGTCTCTCTTCTGTATTCATGGGTGCCGTATCACTTAGGGATTGCTTTTAATTTCAATGAACAGATGGAACCCATTTCATACAAGGTAATGGGAGTGGAAGGGATACCCACCAACAATTTAGCAGTGTTATTTTCTAGTACTGACAAGAGGGCTCCAGAGACTGACACCATTGGGTTCCATCAAGCTAAAAGCTGAGGGTGTAGACAGTGCTAAATAAATCACTACAATTGGTTACCCTACTTGGTCAAGCCCAAGAAAGTTATTCATGGCACATAGTAGCagaatgaaatgttttcttttggaaTTATGTTTTGGAATCTTTGAGGTAAGCACATATTAAAacattcaatttttaaagatGGAGTGTAAATTTATCATTTAATCTTACCTGCCGACTTGCATCCAGTGCCCTTGACTGGAGAGCCCAGGCTGAGATGGTGTTAAATGCTTTTACCACGTGGGCTCCCGGCACCAACTGAGCAAGGTACTCTGCGTTCGATTCCGGATACTGCTTGATTTTGAGGTTGTTGCTGACGTCGACCAGTATTTTCCCATTGAGAACCTCAGTTAATTCTGTGAGAAAATCGTAATGTTCCCTGTGGATTGCTATGATTATAATGTCAGATTTCTGGGCCGCTTCTGAGTAGCTCAGGACCTCTGCACCGTTGGGCAGCAGACTGGACATCCGGGGGTTTCGActtccaaaaacaatagaataaccACATTGGAGCATTTCAAGTCCCAGTGATTGTCCAAAATCTCCAGTTCCAAAAATACATACAGTCTCTTGCTTCTCTGAAGAATTCATAGTGAGAGGAAGTACATCTGTAGTTTTCTCCATAACTGAAAGATAATAACGCAAACACCCAACAAAATATGAATGTTCTGGGAAAAATTAATGAGAATTATATCCAGGAAGCAGTGATTGACTGATGTTGTTTGAATCTTTTACTGAGTTATCTCAAGCATATTCCCTACAAAATTTGGAAGGAGTAAAAACTGTCTCATATATTCtcatatgtctttatttttttgaattttattttaattttttttatatagcaggttcttattagttatctattttatacaaattagtgtatatatgtctcgTATGGCTTATTTAACAAAATCTTCTTTTGGATAAAGAAATGCAGTAAAAACCCAAGACGCTTACTGGTTGCTGTCTTAAACTATGGACATGTATCACAATGATActgcatttattgaacacttaacaGTTCCTAAATTTCTCAAGAGCAAAATCTGACAAAGAATGCAGTAataaggaaattacagaccaattcATTTATGTTTAGTGATACAAAAATCCCAAATTAACCAACAGAATCTGGCAGCCTGTTAAGAGACAGTGCACATTGATCAAATGGGATTATTCTAGGAATGTAAAGATCAGTTCTGTAAATTCAATATTAGAAAATCTTAATAGAACTCACCATATTAGAAGATTAAGGAGAAAAATGTGGCCATATTTATGTGTGCTAAAAGATCAAGAACCTATATGTCTCCAGaaatttacacaacattgtaaattaactatacttcaatttaaaaaaacctaaaaaaaaaattgacatttaTTCTTGATTCatatttaaaaaggaacaaatagatATTTCCTTAACATACAAAGTATCTATTTAAATAGCCAAAGTATCTATCTAAATAGCCAGTTGGAAGAAGAAGTTTAATCTATACCTCACACTCCTCCCCaaggtaaatttaaaatatattaaagatttaaatatagttttttaaaaaatggaactatAATAGAACTAGAAGAGGCCATGGAGAATTCTTTTATAACCTTAGAGGGGAAAGGCCCTTTTCCTATATCACAAATCCTTGAAACCATTAAACAATAAAGGGACAAATgtgattacataaaaataaataatacctgCGAAGCACAAAATCATGATAAGTGAAGTCACAAGATaatcaaactggaaaaatatttttaactcatACAAACCAATAAAAAATTTGCCCATTAGAcaatagggcaaaagaaaatgagatgctAGTTCATCCTAGGGAAATATGACTTTTCAATATAGTAAAAGATTTCTTAATCTTACCCAAAGTAAAAGAAATGCAGGGTAAAACTAAACTGAGATACTGTTCTAAACCATGTTATTGTGTTGCTTTTTAAGCTTTTGAAATTTAAAGATCTTGAAGTTTTCATGATCTAATAAAATAATCTAGGATACTCTCTCCACTTTCAaagaatattatttcttctttcgGTACTggatttttctcaaaaaattttcTCTTCCCAATATTTAGCATTTAGTttaaacttttaatctttttttgggtgtgtgtgtgtgtgtgtgtgtgtgtgtgtgtagtctcTTGTGTTCAGTGATGCATCCTCAGTGCTAAGAAAGAGCACTGCCTGTGATGGACCAGGCActtcttgataaatatttgtgggaTCATATTAGAAGGGTGGAATGTCGGCGCTGGAAGCAGCGGTTtcctctgtgtgccaggcacagcgtGAGGTGCATGACGAGGAGGAAGCTGAGTGAGTACAGACTGAGCGCTGGGAGTTAGGGAGGAGTAAGGTGAAGCAGAGAAGTGGGGGAAGGCGTTGTAAGGACATTACTTCTTCCACCCAAATGGGTTTAAAGTAAAACTTCGTGAATTTGATGAGGAATTTCAAACCAGACCTAATCACTCTTCCATTCCAGCATGGTGAATTTCATGCAGATTGTAGAGCATATTGAAGATTGCACCTTTTCAATAGGATTTCAGAAATTTGCCCTTTCCATTTTAGCCCATGGAAAacacctgttttttgtttgtttgtttttcttgaagtatagttaatttccaatgttgtgttagtttgggggtaagcaaagtgattcaattatacatatatatatatatatgtatatatatattctttttcagattcttttccattataggttattacaagttattgaatatgggtccctgtgctatacagttggtccttattgtttaccttttttatatatagtggtgtgtatatgttaattccaaactcctaatttgtctcccccgcccccgctatcccctcccctttggtaaccataagtttgttttctatgtctgtgagtctatttctgttttgtaaataagtttatttgtatcattttttgttagattccacatataagtgatatcatatgatgtgtgtccttctctgtctgacttacttcccttagtatgatattttctttgtccatccatgttgctgcgaatggcattatttcattctcttttatgattgaataatgttccattgtatagatatatataccacatcttctttatccattgatctgtcgatggacatttaggttgtttccatatctcggctgttgtaaatagtgcttctatgaacattggggtgcatgtatcttttcaaattagagaaaAGGAATTCTTACCTGAGCTTATCCGAAGGTGTGTATCTATATCAAAAGCAGACCATTCAGACATTTGTAAATAGTTAGAAGTCATGGagaaaagagacaagaaataCAAGACTTATCTGTACTTCCACAGAAACTCTTTGAATAATTTAATTAAGCACAACAAGTGAATCATTTTATAAACTAGCTAGTGACTGATATCCTGAACTTTATCAGAGCAGGAAATGACCTTATATGGGAAAGCACCTGGATATGATCACGGCCTATCATATGGAAACACAGCTGTCCCTTTGAAAAACTCTTAGCAGCATCTACAAATGCAAACTAGTGTAGCAAATTCTATTATATTGCTAATCAGTTAACAACTAATTGTTATAACTGAAACCCTAAACTGCTGAATGATGCCTTAATTTTTCTACTTCGTAGAACTGGTTTGTGAGTGTATCGAAAGAATACCAGTGTGCCTGGCTATTCCCTcactttttctccattctttatcctaatacattatttttctatCTCCTATATTGGGATGAACATTTGCAAGCAAAATATAGATTTGGCAAAGTTGCCTGTGTCCTGCAATGAAATGGATGATGACTTTACTGACATATTATCATTTGGATTACCTTAATCATTGCAGAGAGAGAGTCCAGACTTTATTTTGACCACGTGGCCCCTACATTCATCTATTCTAACCTGTCATagactttttttgaaaaaaatgaagatattaaCTACACTACACTAGTATTTTTTGCTCCACTTactggccatgtgaccttgggtaagttaaactctttgtgtctcagtttcatcAACTTTAAAATGAGAGATCTGTAGTACCTACTCAAGAGGCATTGTGAGGATCAGATGAATTAATGTATCTTAGAACAATTCCTGAGacttagtaagtactcaataagcTGGCTATTATTAGGAGAGTATTTAATATGCTATAATTAATCAGTCTATTAATGATCTAATTAATGTAGTCTTTATATAAATTCTATAAATTAAGGGTTAATTATGCTTCTATAACTGTGATTATtggaatatataaaatttacctGAAATAGTATTCAGTCATTCTTGAGAAGCTTCTGCTTCCCCCACTTATTTCTCATAAATAAAACCTTATATAAAGCGGCTCCAGAGCCTATGAATTTATCAAAACACAGATGTAAAAACAGCTCAAGTGTGAATTTCTCTCATTTGTAattctttcacattttattttaatatttccccCTTAAAATGCAGCTTGGCAATCCAATATAACACACTTGGGCTGTTATCCCaagcattaaaatttattttccctcTTAAATCTTCAGAGACAAACTGAAGATACAAAATCAGTAAGGAGATATTAAAATATCACCGGTGGAGTTAATAGAAAGAAATACAGTGATTCCATTGGGCAGTTAGTTACTCCATATCAGGTTATAGAAGTTCTAAGGTTGGTAATTGTGTCACACACATCTTGAGTTCCCCTTCAAATCCACCTGGTTCTATTCCCAGTCCTTGGGCAATAACTGAGCTCGGCTCGGTTCCCACTGCCTAACAGAGGCTCACTTTGGGGCTCTAGATCTTTTATCTCTTGATCCTTGCCCTGGGCTTCTCTGATACCTGTGCCTGTTTGGCACTCAGACATGTACAGCCCATGTCCCCATCATAGACAACGGGGCACAGGACTCCATGGATAAGTGCTTCCCCTTTCATCTTCTGCAACACAGTTCTGACACATTTCATAAGGCTCCTATGAAAGTCCCAGAGGAATAGAGTACCACTCCTCTGTAACAGTGGCCAATTTAATGGGCTCTTGTCCTGTCTTTCCCATGTTCCCTGGTTTAAGCCCCTTGCCCCTCACTCCTGCTCCCTGGAATCACTTCCATAATAAACTATCTGCATACAAGCCTTTGTCACAGGCTCTGCTTGCAAATCAACCCAGGATAATacactattttgattattattatctttttatggTAGAAGAAAAATGATCAGACCTCAGGTTACAACTGGGATGATGAAAtaacatgtaaaaaataaaaaagttagcTAGTACTTTGGAAGAATTTGATTCAGCACTCTTGGAAAAAATATCCTAATAATAGATGTTCATGAAAACGAGATGTATGCACACTCTAAACCACAAGGGAGATCTCATTGAGGGTGTATTTTACAGTAAGTACTAGGTAAAGAAGGAAGTTACAATCATTTCAGACTATTTGTAACTCAAAATAACTCCCATGTATAAACATGGATTTATGGAGGTAGTAAGGTTTCTTGTTCAAAGACTTGTAAAAAAACTTTCCTAGTCCTCTTTTATTCATAGATGTAGGatggaaggaataaagaaaataagaaaggtggTAAACAGGAAGCGGAGTTATTAAGGGAAAGTTGGGGTAAGATGCTTATGGCATAGtggtctcctctccttccttcagcGCTTTCCAAACCTCAGTTATGTAACAGGAAGCAAAACAAGACTATCCCCTGGTTTGGAAAATCTCCAGGTTTTGCCTCCTGTGGAAGCATCTCCCAGAGAGGGAGGCCAAGACAGGTAAAGCGACCCCGCAAGAGTGTCTGTATAGATTAGAGATTGGCAACCAATGATGCAGATGCAAAGGTGGCAGAGACAACTGTGAGGGCCATGGTAGCAGCCACGAAGAAGcataagcgtgtgtgtgtgtgtgtgcgcgcgcgcgcgcatgtGCGTGTGTGATGAAGTGGTACTGGTGTGGGTCATGTAGAGTCTCGCCCATCAGGTCCCGCTGTCTGCAGATCCCACCCCGGGTTCTGGGAACCTAAGGCAGCATTCCGCTGGATGTTCCCAACTAGGTATCCCATGAGGATGTTAGGGTCAGTCTGGCTTGTGCTTTTACTTCTCTCATCTcccagaggtcagaggtcagagagGCCCAGACCAGTTCCAGCTTTAGAGGATTCTAGCATATGAAAAACTTGGAAATGTCCTAATGGAATACaaacatttcacattttaaacgCTTGTATTTAACAAGCAAAGaaacctttttatttaaaataattatagattcacagtaAGTTTAAAGCTAGTACAAGAGGTCCTTGTGCATCCTTTATCATTTCCTCCAGCGTTTACATTTTATATAGCTAGAGTACAATATCAAAACTGGGAAACTGATATCAGGACATTGGGTGTGTATAATTCTCTGTCATTTTAATCCCTTGTGTGGGTTCAGGTACCCACTACTGCAATCAGGATGCAGAACTATTCCATCACTACCCCTTTATAGTCATACTTATCCCCCTCTCTGTCTCCAGCCCCAACCCCTGGAAGTCATTAATCTGTTCTCTACTctgtaattttatcattttgagaatgttatataatGAAATCACACAAAATGCAACCTTTTCATATtggcttttttttcacttagcataatgcccttgagatccatccaagttggcGCATATGTAAATAGTTCGTGTAAATAGTTCGTTCCTTTTTAGTGTTGAGTCCATGGTATGGACTTCTTCATTTGCTAGTTTGCTATCTGAATGTCCTGTTTGGAAATGTTGCAACAGCGTTACAAAATTTGCATGTTTTAAGTGCTTATACTTAACAAGTCAATGCTATTAAATGCTCAGGTACCACCTCCTGAGATTCTGAATCAATTGTTCTGAGGTAGGGCCCagacatctgtatttttaaaaaaacagaccaAACAGATCAGTTCTAAAGAGCATCcagagctgagaaccactggaaaTGGGAAAAGATAagggtatcttttttggaaagagatggtgaggagggaagaggcagaggaagaaCAGGCTGTGGATGAGCTTGTAGGGGGATGCAGAAACATTTCACCTGCTTTACAATTTCTTCCTCTAAGTAACCACTGGCTGGGTCTGATAGCCTAGAATTCCTACTTTTATGAAAACTGGAGGCAAAAAAAGAGTGTGTAGGCCCCCTGTGGGAGAGGGTCAAGGGATGCCAGACACAAAACTTGGTAGGCTTCGCTCTACAACCCCCTTAAGGAAACTTTGATGAGTTGTCTTCCATGAGCCACAAGTCATAGTTTGATCACATCCAGCCGTGAATCTGCTACAGTCACTCCTTCACAGCATCTCTCGTACGGTGCCAGACAACATCCCGTTTACATTCGGATGAAACCAGTATGAAAGACATTCCGCCCCTTTCTCCCTTTGAGAATTCAGCTTTGAATTCTGAAGCGATTGTTCACACAAGGTTTTGAACTCCTCCTACAGTACCCTCTCCGGACACCCCCCTGCCCTCTGTCAGGGTTGTAGCACACAAGTCCAGTGATCTGGCCTGGCACCTCCAGGAAGTCAGAACACAAATGACACTTTTAAACTCTATACGACATGAcaggatttttcattttaatttgatgcCTGTAaacagggatttttaaaattccttccttctgttttattATCTCTTCTGAATTTCAACCTGAAAGCCCTAGATGACTTGACAACACATTTGTAATGAGCTGAAGCCCATCAATCAAATGTTTCTTTTAATCACCAGGCATAGGGGCAGGAGGGAGTTCTGCAAGTAGGCCAGCCTTCCTCTGATTCAGAGCATTTGTTTTAATATATCCCAGGGACAACTGGAAagcaaaaaatagtaaaa includes the following:
- the STEAP4 gene encoding metalloreductase STEAP4 isoform X1 — translated: MEKTTDVLPLTMNSSEKQETVCIFGTGDFGQSLGLEMLQCGYSIVFGSRNPRMSSLLPNGAEVLSYSEAAQKSDIIIIAIHREHYDFLTELTEVLNGKILVDVSNNLKIKQYPESNAEYLAQLVPGAHVVKAFNTISAWALQSRALDASRQVFVCGNDSKAKQRVMDIVRSLGLTPLDKGSLMAANEIENYPLQLFTMWKFPFYLSAVLCVFFFFYCVIREVIYPYVYEKKDRTFRLAISIPNRVFPIAALTLLALVYLPGVIAAILQLYRGTKYRRFPDWLDHWMLCRKQLGLIALGFAFLHVLYTLVIPIRYYVRWTWTNRTIAQAIAKKESPFSTSTAWLSDSYVAMGMLGFFLFVLLGITSLPSVSNMVNWREFRFVQSKLGYLTLILCTAHTLVYGGKRFLSPSSLVWYLPSAYVIALIIPCTVLVIKFILILPCIDKTLTRIREGWERNPKFSESAVNGKTDI
- the STEAP4 gene encoding metalloreductase STEAP4 isoform X2, with amino-acid sequence MEKTTDVLPLTMNSSEKQETVCIFGTGDFGQSLGLEMLQCGYSIVFGSRNPRMSSLLPNGAEVLSYSEAAQKSDIIIIAIHREHYDFLTELTEVLNGKILVDVSNNLKIKQYPESNAEYLAQLVPGAHVVKAFNTISAWALQSRALDASRQVFVCGNDSKAKQRVMDIVRSLGLTPLDKGSLMAANEIENYPLQLFTMWKFPFYLSAVLCVFFFFYCVIREVIYPYVYEKKDRTFRLAISIPNRVFPIAALTLLALVYLPGVIAAILQLYRGTKYRRFPDWLDHWMLCRKQLGLIALGFAFLHVLYTLVIPIRYYVRWTWTNRTIAQSKLGYLTLILCTAHTLVYGGKRFLSPSSLVWYLPSAYVIALIIPCTVLVIKFILILPCIDKTLTRIREGWERNPKFSESAVNGKTDI